From the genome of Gambusia affinis linkage group LG04, SWU_Gaff_1.0, whole genome shotgun sequence:
TTTCTgatctttcttattttattgtattttatttaaatttacatatatatatcttaaaTATAGGCCATTAACTGGTTCCCAGGATGCCAGGAACCAAACCCTACATAGGAATAAATAAGAAGTCGTTCATCCTCCTACCAGAAGGGGCAATATTTTAGAGGAAGTAAGTAGAAACCAAAAGGCCTTTTTCCAGCATAACTTCGGTTTCTTTCGTTTATGACATGATGTTGCTGAGTTAAGCGCATTAATTAATTGCTTAATCGTGTTTACgcgttttattttaactttaaaggATAACAGCTACTTCAAGAAAGTGGAGTCTTCCCACGTAAACGGTAATTTAACGGGATAGTATTAAGTAGATACATAAACAAAACTAACCTCAGTCTTACAGCAACCCATTTTAAATGGATTAAACTAAATGCATTGTTTTTGGCTTAAATAGTCACCCCGTTACTTATAGCTTatgttacatttacatttgtaacGTGTGAATCTTTAGACTACATCGCATTTGACCTCTGAACGGTTAGCTTCATTTTAGCTGAGGAGCACCGCTGAAGTTAGCAGCCAGTTCGGCACAGCCCCGGCGGCCAGAGAAACTGATCCTCGTAAGGAATCTGTACCATTTAATTGACAATGGTGGTAAAAGGATTTAGTTATTTTACACTTCTTGCATATTTTACCATATAGTTAAAGCTATGACAACCGGTTATTCTGTTTATGACAGAATTGGTCAACTTCAGTAAATTTGATCTTACATTTCAACTAAGTCCAATGTGTAACTGGAGCCCTTTTCAATGAGACTAATGTGGAGCTTGTAGCAACAGACTCACCATGTGGGCAGCAAAACTATGAAAGGGTTGTGGACATTCACCATAAAATCACTGTTAGTAACTGTGGAGggtctgtgatgctgtgggcctttttgctttttctttttttgctattGTAAGGTATCAAAAGGAGGATATGAGTGAAAATCTGTTGTACTTTGCCAAAAGGGTCTTCATTTGGCCTTTCAACTGAATAATGGTGTAGTACAGATGTAAATGGTACACAAGACACAACATAAcccctcttttttcttttcttttcagccaTAAATGTGAAAGGATGTATTCACAAGGATCTGACTACGGTTACAGGCGGCACGATGGTGACAGAAATTCAAGACAGAAGTGGGATGATTATGATGACAGACGGGAAGACAGGCACGACTTCTACAGTAATACACCTCGGGCCTCTTATTATAAATACAGCAGTGATGGAGACAGTGGCACAACCAGGGTGAGCAAAAGTCAAGATTACAGCGAGTCTCCTAAAACACTCTACAGCTCAGATTCAGTAAGCAGAGAGTGGAGTCGAATGAGCCCGGTGAGGAGGCGTTTGTCCCCACCTGATTGGGATGCACCTGAAGTTAAAAGGCGAAGGCAAACAGAGGAAGATGATGCGGATTATAGATATAAACGGGATTCCCCAGAAAAAGCTCACAGGCTGTCACCAGTAAGTTTTTCACGTAACCAACAGTTGGGATATTCGCCGTCACATGAAGATGATGCCAGATACAGGAAAATGTCGCCATATTCCAGATCCAGAAATCACCGTGAAAACTTGCCTCACAAATACCAGTATGGGGATTTTTTTGACAGAGATTCATCGGATCGTTTCGAAGGAAGTGCTTATCAGAATAGGAGAACTGGGTATTCGCTAGAGAGGACCCTCTCACCAGACGACACTACACAGGTTAGTTGTgagttttaatgcttttaacagacattacatttaaaatgaagtttatttgattaataaagATGTTCAACTATCTAATAGATTCAAGccaagaggagagagagaataCCCAACCCCTCGGCATCTGGGTATTATGATGAATATTATGAAAGCAGAACCACGGTGCCACTAAATGGATCCAGTGGACAGGTACATTGTCTTCTTAGCTTTCTGACCacaaccagaagacctgagtgacCTGGAAGATTGATATGACAGCAGCTatataatgtattttggtgccaagccattcagtgatttataaactagcaacagtattttttaaagtatattctCTGACCTGCAGGGAGCCGGTGTAGGAACTTTAGAACTGGTTTGATgcgctctatcttcctggttttagtgaaaaTGCGAggagcagcgttctggatcagctgcaactgtcttaatttatttttttaagcaaaccCATGACGACACTGTTGCAGTTTTCAATGTGACTAAAGACAAATGCATGGTTGAGTTTCTCGAGATGTTTTGTAGAGACATCAGTTCTTTAATACTAGAGATGTTCTATCAGAAGACAGGTTTTTATtctgatagaaggctgactttgaaATGGTCTTTATGTGATAATTGTCTTTAAATTTATCTGGTATGTCTCTACCAGATACCGAATCAAATCTATGCTTTCTTGTGAATTAAATTGGAGTAACACAAGCAGGCTGGAAGGCCAGTTTATGGGGTtattaatgtgttatttttatagGACTTGTGATTCCTGATATGCAATGTAAAACACcactatttatgtttttctcgcTAAAATATACAGTTCCTATATTTTTTCCTTGGCTTACAgctttaaacacagaaacattgtTGCAGTCTTATTAATTTCTCTGTGATCAGAAAACTTCAGGTAGAATATCTGTCTCATTCTCGAAGTAATGTTTTGAATTCAAAGGTCTAAAGTTGTGGCTTCTATGTTTCCCATCAGTCTTCTAAAAGCGACGCCCCTCCACAAAGAGCCGCAGTCCCTGACGACAAGTCATCCAAAGGCTTCCAGCGCTTTCTCGAAGTACTCAACAAGGGTGTGAATGTTGACGTTCTCACTCAGATAGTAAGTCAGAACCCTGCACCACAGTGTGACGGGCCCATTCTTCCAAGGTCTTTTGTGAAAGTTGCAGATCAACACTGGTCTCCCAGTTGCACTGAGAGGCAACAGAAATCATATAAAGATAACAGCTACTGGAATGAAAGTAAGGGCTCCCTCAGGTCGACATCTCCACTGCCTCATCATCAGTCCGCTAGTCCAGACCGGAATGTCGTGTCTGTTGGCAGCAAATCCCCTTCAGTGGAAAAGACGAGCATGACAGCTGAAGATGAGCAAAAGCGCAAGCAAATGCAAGACGTTTTGCAGGCTATCGGCGTGGATTTGGGATTCGAGGAGCTCGGTCAAATGTCCCATCGAATCCAGGAGCGTCTTTATGGTAAGAGGGATAACGAGCGTGGCCGCAGATTGAGTAAAGAAAGAGGTGTTGGACAGACGTTCACCGAGGGACGCAGAAGTCGATCGTCGTCAAGCAGTTCTAGTTTCAGCCCACCACGTCAAAATTTTTATACAAGGAGAGACTCCTTAAGCAATCCAAGGGACGAAGCAGACCTGCAGCGACCTGAACGTAATTTGGAGATAAAAAGGAGGACTTTTCAGGATGGTCAGAGCAGTGAGGAGAGTAAAATAAGCACAGTGAAGAGCATTCCTGTACTGAATGTTACTTCCAAACCTATCCCTGCTGCAAGGCAACCTTCTTCAGCACTGATGCCTCCAACTCCTCCAAGGCTACCTTATTCTCCCATCACCCACCCACCACCGTCATACCCAACTGTTCCTCCACCTCCGCTTCCTTTCCCGCCTCCTGCCGGACCAGGAAGTTTTCTTCCCCATGTGCCTCCCATGCTCCCTCATGCTCCCTTCCCATCTCCGAATGTCTTTCCTCCGCTGCTCCCTCAAGTGATACCGCCATTCCCACCGAACTTGCAGCTTTGCCATCCAACAAACGCAAAGGCTCAGCCAGccatgaaaacaaagcaaatatcaAGAACGCAAGGAAGGCCCCGCTTCCTGCAGGTTATTAAGTGAGTGTGATATGTCATcatttatatactttttttaaatttggaaaacactgaaatagACACAGTTGGTAgctttttcttatttgtcttgtaaattgcacaaaacaaacaatgtaaCCTGGTTGGAGGTAATTTGAAGGCGAAAAATAAAGCTGTACAGTTAATTGTTATTAAGTAAATAGTTTTTGCTTGAAGTAATTGTTTGCACCTAAGAATGACACATTATTGCATTTGATGAAAGAGAATAAACACTGGACATCTATCATAACTGAGCCAGCAGTGGAATTTAGTCTGTAATGATCAACATCTGTTTGGTATCCAAAGTTCATAAATTCTGAATTCTGCCATGAGTACAGCTCTGGCTTAGAAAAATGTCCTTTTGCatgcatatatttaaaaaatttttgacTGATTTTGTTAACATAAAGAAAGACTATTGAATTGTCTTGTCAGGTTTATATTATTTGTGTACTTGTAGTTACcacttgtttaaaaatatgaagtgtACATCATTAAAAAGTTATTCAAAGGAAACTTTGAAGCAGttctttttttactgatttttttttttatacagtggAAGTAGGTGTTCTTTTAATAACAATATGGTCTTGTTAGTCCATATTGCTATTTTTACCAtagtcaagatttaaaaaattctgCAGTTTCAAATGTGGTTGAAAGCAGAAGTAGTGACTGGCGACAAGCAAAAGCTGTCTTGTCTAATCGCATGCAAAAGCTAAATTGCTAAAGAAATTGATATTGGTTCAGGTAGAAAGGTGTCAGTCTGGTTAGAGTATTGCAGTTTGTTGCATATGGAACTGCATGACCCCAGAACATTTAGGGCACCAATGCTGATCCTTGATGATGGCTGCAGAAATAGTGGAAGCAAGAGCAATAGAAATACACTGTATTATAATCAGACTGGCCTGGTCTGattaaacacttttcttttacatcacaTGGATAAACAGGTGTTTGTACTCTGTTTACCTCAGGGTTAAAAGATGCACCTTAGGAATTAGACAACCATTTGAGGCACTGTGATACTTTGGGGCTGTTCCTTTGATGAATGCAACTTATCTTAGCATTGTGGCAATCAGTGTACATTTGATGTTGATAGATTGCCTGGACTTTTTTCAGCAGCTTAATTATCCCAAAAGGCAAATTTGGTACAGGATTACAACAAGTTTAAGTTGTCCTATCCTATCCTATCCGGTTTTTTAAGGTCCTGTTTTGTAATTTGCAGGATTTAAAGAATATGCTTCTTACATCTTCATGGCTATCCATTACTTTATTATGTCATAATTTTGTGCCTGATCGGTGTATACACTTGGTACAATATTAACAataacaggaaacattttttttatttatgcattcacTTTTTAAGTACACATATACTTTTTCCCGTTTGGacaatttgttttgtgaaatatgcATCCTCCTTTACTTCTATTGGTTTATCCGTGGTCATTTAAGTTTTATGGTCCTGGCCAGCttttaaaattagcttaatACAACCTCAAATAAACCATAATGTATTATGCATAGGTCTATGATTATTATTCAGATGCTTATTCCAGATTTAAAAGCAGTTTccgagtaaaaaaaataaagttcctCGCTCACTTGAAAATCTTGTTAAATCACCTCTGGTTCTGATTTCTTGAAGTGAATGTCTGctgtattgtattttattgtcatttcatTCTGATTGACATTTTATCTTtgaaaacagacacaaattGTAATGTCATGAATCAGTCATTCTCAGGTAAATGTGTGTTTACTGTGTAATATTACAATCAGAGTTGAGGtaaattttgtcttgttttcacttaaaaacatttttaagttatgACAGGTTTATGAGTTGTTTAacagattttgtatttatgtaattttaacaaCTGGAAGGGTTTAGTTGACTTTTTCCTGATACTAAGATGACCAATATATTTAGTTAGCTCATATAAGAGTTTCAGACAACGAATATTTTTTCTCTAGGTATCTCCTCAACGTGTTTTTGCAGTGGTGGTCCTCCATCACACAGGTGGCGCTATTGAACAATTCCCATCATTTTTAACGCTTTAAAGATACTGTCGTTTTGCTCTCCAGAACAGTTtatggcagatttattttgacCAAAcctttttccaccaaaaaagGTTAATTTCGTCTACGTATTGTCACAGCAAACTATTTTGGAGCtcactttatttatgtttttgataaaaacagCTATTTGATCGTGTCGCAGATGACTGTTTTCCAACAGAAGGTAAACCTGCTAGCTGCTATGCTATCCTCtttgtaaacacattttaatcatttccgATTTTCCGTTGACTCTAGTTGAAGTATTATCTATACTTGAACTAGAATCTAATGATGTTATACTTTTATATCTGCTTACGTCAAGCACCCTTCCATCAAACTTGGCTTTTCAACACTTATTCTCGAGTGTCTTGGTGTCACTAGCTAAAATGAATTATTCTGTTTTGAGCGTTTACCTGTGGGGTCGTGATTTCAGTATCCTGTTTAACgtgtgtatgtatgttttatgtcaatagAGCCTCTATAAACTGTGAAAGGCAGTACGATGGATCCACATGACAATGCCTGGAGTTTTCCCGATCAAAGGCTGCAGGTACGTCTGGAGCTAGATCAACAGAAGCTTGTCAACATCAACAGGATAGAGAGAGTCCCAAGGTTTACCGATCACTGGCAAACACGCCCTATGTACACTGCTGTCCAGCCTCACAGCGGTGGGGCAGCCTGGAAGGAACCCATTCCCCCACCCCTGAACTCCCCAGACCCAGATGGAAACCCATTCAACTCAGAGGATGAGGAAGATGCTGAGTTGGCGAGAAAGAAGCGAGAGCTTCAGGAGTTACATGAGCAGATTATGCATAAGAAAACCACCATCGCTATCAAAGCAATTGAGATGATTATGAAGAATCCAGATTCTCCTGATGACCAGGAGTTTGATACTTACAATCCTGAATCGCTTCGAGACAGAGTGACTGAGATATTGCAGCAACGTTCATTCAGCTTTTTCTCCAAGGTAATGTCCATAAAGATTATGTGC
Proteins encoded in this window:
- the LOC122829055 gene encoding cyclin-dependent kinase 12-like; the protein is MYSQGSDYGYRRHDGDRNSRQKWDDYDDRREDRHDFYSNTPRASYYKYSSDGDSGTTRVSKSQDYSESPKTLYSSDSVSREWSRMSPVRRRLSPPDWDAPEVKRRRQTEEDDADYRYKRDSPEKAHRLSPVSFSRNQQLGYSPSHEDDARYRKMSPYSRSRNHRENLPHKYQYGDFFDRDSSDRFEGSAYQNRRTGYSLERTLSPDDTTQIQAKRRERIPNPSASGYYDEYYESRTTVPLNGSSGQSSKSDAPPQRAAVPDDKSSKGFQRFLEVLNKGVNVDVLTQIVSQNPAPQCDGPILPRSFVKVADQHWSPSCTERQQKSYKDNSYWNESKGSLRSTSPLPHHQSASPDRNVVSVGSKSPSVEKTSMTAEDEQKRKQMQDVLQAIGVDLGFEELGQMSHRIQERLYGKRDNERGRRLSKERGVGQTFTEGRRSRSSSSSSSFSPPRQNFYTRRDSLSNPRDEADLQRPERNLEIKRRTFQDGQSSEESKISTVKSIPVLNVTSKPIPAARQPSSALMPPTPPRLPYSPITHPPPSYPTVPPPPLPFPPPAGPGSFLPHVPPMLPHAPFPSPNVFPPLLPQVIPPFPPNLQLCHPTNAKAQPAMKTKQISRTQGRPRFLQVIK